In a genomic window of Shouchella clausii:
- the yihA gene encoding ribosome biogenesis GTP-binding protein YihA/YsxC codes for MKVTKAELAHVAVKAEQYPKNQLPELALAGRSNVGKSSFINKMLNRKGLARTSGQPGKTQTLNFYEINERLYFVDVPGYGYAKVSKTERAAWGKMIETYLSEREELKAVLQLVDIRHRPSEDDQLMYNWMKHYGIPVILVATKADKIPKGKWQKQLTAIAKMLDKEASDPLLLFSSATGLGKDEAWRTILNHLRVTE; via the coding sequence ATGAAAGTAACAAAGGCAGAACTAGCGCATGTCGCTGTAAAAGCAGAGCAATATCCAAAGAACCAGCTTCCTGAACTTGCCCTTGCCGGCCGTTCTAACGTCGGCAAGTCTTCTTTCATCAACAAAATGCTAAACCGGAAAGGGCTTGCCCGTACGTCAGGCCAACCAGGCAAAACACAAACGCTCAATTTCTATGAAATTAACGAACGCCTTTACTTTGTCGATGTTCCAGGCTATGGATATGCCAAAGTCTCAAAAACAGAACGAGCTGCTTGGGGCAAAATGATTGAAACGTATTTGTCTGAGCGAGAAGAGCTAAAAGCCGTGCTGCAACTCGTTGATATTCGCCATCGCCCATCTGAAGACGACCAACTTATGTACAATTGGATGAAGCATTACGGCATTCCTGTCATTTTGGTCGCCACAAAAGCTGATAAAATACCAAAAGGAAAATGGCAGAAGCAGTTAACGGCCATTGCCAAAATGTTGGACAAAGAGGCAAGTGACCCGTTGCTATTATTTTCTTCTGCAACTGGACTCGGCAAGGACGAGGCTTGGCGAACGATTTTGAATCATTTAAGAGTAACCGAATGA